The region CATTCAATGGATGCAAAAGGAATGAATGCAAATTAAAAAATAGGTCTGAAATTAATCATTGATCAAAGTGAACAAATAAAAGTTTAAAGAGAATTATCATGGTCATGGACTTTCAAGCAAAAAAAGTTAATTAAAATCTAATACATCATATGTGAAGtcaaatagaaaattaatcaCAATTTTAGtcaaaaaaataaataacatGAGCATCAATCCTAAAATGGTGAATTAATGTTTCTTTAGAAGTGGATTAAGAATCAAAACCTAATTAGTTTCTAGGATTAACCATTTTTATTTTCAAAGTAATTTTTTAAGTAATTAAAGAAATCAATTAAACCTAATTGAAATTTTAATTACTAATCATTTTAATTCCTAATATTTTTTATGTCAAAAATGAACTTGAAACAATTAAAGGTAATAATAAAAAGAGTAAAAAAATaccaaaagaaaaaaaagcaaaAGGGGCAGGGGTATGAAGCTGGAAATGAGGGTGTTAACAAAACTCTGAGGCGCAAGGGCCCATTGACATGCCCGTTAGCCTTGGCTTAACAAGAGATGGGGTGTGCAGGAGGCGTTTCTGGGTATAGAAAGCACACAATGGGCCCGGGTGGAGCTGATGCCCAAATCCAAACTCGTAAGATAGGGAAAAGGTCATGTTCAAACTCAAACACATTCAGAATTAGAACATCTCCTCTCAAACTTCTTGACCTGAGAACCACCACCTTCGTCGCACCAAAAATCACCTCTGGCAGAGGGCCAAACCACTGAAACCTTACATCAATGCACTCGTCTCTTCACCTTCTTCCTCAATCCATCATCAATTTCAAATAATTCCTAATAAAACATCCTAACTGGACTTATTTACTTATGAACCCTAAATATCAAAGTTCAAATTAAATCCTCCCAAGGGGGAATCAAAGTTCAATTGGTTGGGGTTTTGATTCCCCAAGCCCTAAGCTACATCTTGGTAACCGAACCACATCGAAACAAGCAAAAATTCCTTACCTCTGAAGATGAGGATGAAGATCGGGGATGAGCTAGTTCTGGAGCACGGCAAGATGAAGATGATTCTGGTAAGTCTCCTTGCTTTGAATTTATTTCCCCCTTTttgttcttcttcttctacttcaCTCCTTCTGTAAGAATGCTTGTGTGTGGGTGTTTTTCTGAGTTATGATGAATTGTAGTAGGGAGAGAGAATTGAGAGAATTCGAATATGAATAAGAGAGTTTGTGAAAGAGTGAATGAATGAATCCGAGAGGGAGTGAATGAATTGGTGATTTGGAAGATATCATTTTCAGTGTGATGGTGGATTTTTATAGAGGTTGAAGATTAATAGAGTTTTAACTATGTGAATCTAACCAGGTGGAAAATGGTTGAGAGTCATGACTCAGTGTGGGGATTGGTGAGGGTTAGTTATGAACATAGGGATTGAGAGAGTCAATTAGAGTTAAGTTTGCTGTTACTCGAATTTTGTTTGTTCAAAGGACTTGAGAACTTAGTTAGATTGGAAATGTTGTTAGGTTAGTTGTGATTGGATTTTCTATTATCAGTTGATGTAATCAGTTAGCTTTGTTGAATGGACGTGTTGCAGCTAATTTCTTTTAATACAATTTTGTTAATTTAATTTATGTTATTGTTAATTTGTTGTTAGTTTAGACAGTTAGATGTTTAGGTTAGTGAATTAATTGTTGATTTGTTCTGTTTCTGTGTAAACTATGTTATGCATTCAGTAAACAGTTAGATTTGGTTGTTAATTTCAGCTAGTGATGTGAGATGTTAGTTCAGATGGTATGTGGGGATTGTTATGATGCTTGTAAAGTGAATATGCTACTGATGATGCATTGTGTTGAAATGCTTAGTGCTAGGTTATGTTAGCATTCATTTTGGTTTAAAAAGAAGCTAATTTGTTGTTATGTTCACATGTTGATGCTTGAAATGAATGTGAGTGAATTATGAGATTCTTAACTTGTTAGGATGCAAGGATGTAACCTTAGTGAAAACGTTTGGATGTATGCATTAATTCATGTAGGTTGCAATGTtattgacatgatgcaatggtTAGAATGATTTTGCAGGATGATGCACACATGATGATTGGACAAAGGCATACAAAGTGACTTGCATTTGAAGTAACATGGTGAAGGCAACATCAAAGACATGTGGAGCTTTGAAGATTCAAACAAAAAGATGACTTTTGGAAAAGTAAAAATAGGAATTATGGTTAGGATATGTAAAATTAGTCCGttgttgaccaaaaagtcaacagttgatcaaaagtcaacttaggcaaaaatgtattttttttgttttgtaTAGTTTGATTCGTAAGAACTTGTGATGAATGAATTGTTTTTGAAATGCAAAACTCCCTTTTGAATGCAAAATAGCCTGGATTTTAAATGTGTCTTGAATGAAAATGACTTTGAATGAATAAAAAATGGTAAAAGTGATATTTGTATGTTAAGTAACAAGCTTCATTCCAAAgtatgattttttgaaattttaacaATGCTAATGCAAATGAACCTTGCCATTGAAATGGACTTGAACAAATGAAATGGACTTTGTAATGGAATGAAGggtttgaatgaatgaaatggaTCTTGCCATGCCATTGAAATGGACTTGAACAAATGAACCTCAATCAAGCAAATAAGACCATGAATAAGCAAAGCCTTGAATGAACCTTAATCAAGCAAATGAATCCCTCATAATTTACCAAACGATCTTGATTGATTCTTAACCCTAAATGCACACATAAGGGTTAACAATGCTAAAATTAGGAATTAGGATTTTATAAATTTGATTGATCATGGTGATACTTGTAATCCAAAATCAAATCACTAGTGCCATGATGCAAATATTATGACCAAAAACCATGGTCCAAAAATTAGGATTTCAGGCTCTGCCCCATGATCAAGAAAACCAAGATGAAGGATTTGCACATACAAACATACCATGGAAGAACCATGGCTTAGGACTCAACCTTCATTCAATGCTTTATGTGATATATATATTAAGACCTTTGAATCCATGATTTTGTTTCTTAATGCAAATGAATGTACTATgatgctaatgaatatgtaaatgaAATCTTAATCCAAAAAGTTAGATGAAAAAGGAGAggggtaaattttggggtatgcCAACTATCAAAATCATAAACAACATAAAATCTTAATTGTGTCTTAATGCTCTTCGACCACTTCTCCTATGAGGGATTTCAAACTTTTAAACGCTTTCAATATCAAGGTTGAACCTCCAAAAGCTCCTTAAATTACATAGGTCTTATGTCACCCTCCACCTATAAATTGGATGAAATGTAATGATGACACATATAACCATGATATCCTTCACATTTTTTTATTCAATTTCTATAGACgttatgatttttttttgtaaaaaatagGCTAAGAATGTCTGCTTTTAGATTGTCTATTTTTTTATGAGTTTTTTACTTTCCCTCTTAACTTTTTTTTGTAATATTTCCTTTCAATATATGAGTTTATATATATAACAAAATTAGTAAAGAATCAATCAAATATGTCAAACTTAGTAACATGACACTTTCGATAACTCTTTACCGCATATCCATATAACAAAATTCATCCTTAGATTGAAAactattatcatatagatcatgTATATAAAATTTAACATAAATCGAAAATCATTTGATATCAACGAGATGCTTGAAAACTAACATCTTAGAAAATTTTAACATAATTGTTAATTTTAATTATTCTCTTTAACTTATcaaatgattttttatttatGTTAAATTTTACATATATGATCCATATGATAATAGTTTTCAATCCAACGGTTGATTTTGTCATACGGATATCTAGTAAAGAATTATCTAACGTTTCATGTTATTAAATTTTACACCttaatgttatatatatatatatatatatatatatatatatatatatatatatatatatatatatatatatatatatatatatatatatatatatatatatataaaagttaGTAGGTACAATTTTAGTGTATAATTGTGTATTCTTCATTTTAGCtaaattataattaataataTATTATATACATTAAATTTATTAAAATTCTCAAACTTTCTATCACCATAAAGAATTAATAAAATTTTGATTGTGCTAAttataaatattaattaaaaGTTGTAAAAATAAAAAAGGTAGCAAAATATAAAAATGAGATTACTTAACGACTAAGTATAAGTATAAACAGAAGAAATAATACATTAATAAAAATGAAGAACTAAATTTAGACAATAATATATGTGATAATTTAAACAACAACTTTGTATAATTTAACTGAATTTATTATGtgaataaaatttaaaaaaatataatatataaagAACGTCAGATCAATTGACGTCTCTTTTCGTTTCTTACACACAAAAATCAAATGAATTCGCAAACACCATGTACAGAAGTCAATTTAATTGATATTTCTTTTTTATATTTAAGGATAGACGTTAATTCATCCTATACCTATATActgataatttttttaaataaaaaatttctTAAAAATCATATAGATATTAATCTTATTTTCTTTTTAAAGAACTTTTACTCAAATCCAATCCTGtatattaaattattattattatatcCCTTTTCATTCTGCATCATAAAGATTAGTCCAACCCAATAGCCAATGACTCTTGAAACCAcgattaattaattaatttgattaCTAGTATAAACCACGATTAATTATTCATTTTGTAGTAGTGTTCATATTATACGTCAATTTCATTATTTATTTTAAGTGGACAGAAAAGAATTTACTTACATAAAATtaaattcatttaaaaaaaataagaaaaaattATTTTGTTATTATGAATCATGATTCCTTAACAAAATATTTAGAATCACGATTTTTAATATGAAGAATTATGCGAGTCATTAGAAAAATTGAGAGGTGActattttattttagatttaatatatatatatatatatatatatatatatatatatatatatacatatatatatatatatatatatatatatatatatatatatatatatatttgtatataaatTTATAGTTTATTTTGGTCTTTTAActtaaaaaatattatattaattttttaaacatttaaaacaCACTCATTTTATTGttaattaaacaaaaataattaatataatatatttttgaagaatttagaaatcaatattattttttgaatttaaGGGACCAATGAATCCTAGGTCAATGTATATTATGTGAAGAAGATATTGTAGTTTGATAATATGAAATTTATTTGAAagaaaattatttttaataataattatCTGAATCACTAATGGTCATTTAATAATCATTAAATTAGAATGAAACAAAAGGTAAATATAGAtgataataaatattaataaataacaatattaataataataataatattaatttatttaattaaataaaaccctaattttcatcACACCGTTTCATATTACTTCTCCCTCTTTTCATATTCTCGGTTTGACATCTCAGAAAGACCACTTAAAAAATcagtatatttattattaaaaaaatttattttgtcatttaaagaaaatcaagtaacgataatatttggcaaaaaaactacaataataattaatttgatttcagaatattgatttcattttggaatgataagattgcaacaacaataaaataacggtaatatttattattaaaaaaaattcattttgtcatttaaagaaaatcaagcaacgataatatttggcaaaaaaactacaataataactaatttgatttcaggatattgatttcattttgaaatgataagattgcaacaacaataaaataacggtaatattttttagtagtataaataggtaatttattttatcacatttttcactcacatctggtctaaatttgaccaatttattttatttaattttaatttttttgtgtacacatttcatttgaaaatgaacctcaatcaacaaaacaccccatattttggaaatccacctcttattccaaatccacaccataattcaagatttcaaaattctctttttatcccaaatccataaaataattcacccattggattgtaattagggtaattaagtaattatggtggtCCTAAACTCTATTTAATACTCTAACTAACTCTACCATTTTACAATTTAATAAATTTGCCTCGACAATATAAAAATTGATTCaactatatattatataaaatataattaaaaaattgattcaaatatatcaaaatacattaaaagagagtttttcattgggtaaggtgatgtatgatatgagtaatttccaatgggtgaattattttatggatttgggataaaaagagaattttgaaatcttgaattatggtgtggatttggaataagaggtggatttccaaaatatggggtgttttgttgatttgggatacaaagaggacttccatcattttgcataaaattggagcatgcgttatgttgattgaggttcattttcaaatgaaatgtgtacacaaaaatgtgataaaataaattacctatttatactactaaaaaatattaccgttattttattgttgttgcaatcttatcattccaaaatgaaattaatattgaatttttttaataaaagaTATACTGATTTTTTAAGTGGTTTTTCTGAGATGCCAAACCGAGAATATGAAAAAATGGAGAAGTAATATGAAACGGTTTgatgaaaattagggttttatttaattgaataaattgatattattattattattaatattgttatttattaatatttattatcatcattattaATCCCATTTACCCACTTAATAACTCAAAATATTCCAGAACCACTGACAATATTATACCATTTTAAATAACTCTACCATTTTACAATTTAATAAATTTGCCTCGACAACATAAAAAAATGCATTTTCCTATTACTTGCACGCCGAAAATTTCCTTGGGAACACAACAGTCTTCACGCCTTCTTCTTCAAGAATGCTGCTAATCAATTCGATGTTATATATGTGTAACATCAAAGGTTGGATCCTTTTCAGCATTTTGCCACACACCTCTATCAAAtttatatactcttttttttttcaggttattaggtttgtaattttatagtcatctaaatttgcagttacattaatttttgaatttttttcagtgaaaatgagtagaaaggttgattctgtgaaagacatcaatgactcaaaagaaacttggcgtcttgctgttcgaataatggatgtttggagtgttgtgaataataagggtattgaacatttggagatgattgttatggattccttggtaaattgcttttctttttttaagtatagatttttgtatgatagttagtaattacaacaaaatgcttttttgtataacatataaaaagaagattatttttattttgttagggtGATCGGATTCAGGTCCTTATTCGTCATGACCATTTACTGAAATGGAAAGAAGTCATTAAGGAGAATATGACCTGCATTATAAACAATGGCAGTGTCTATAACAATGACCTTTCACTTCAATATTTTTTGCTTATATTTGAAGCAAACTTTCCCAAAAGTAACCATCATTAATGCTCTACTTTAACATCACATCAAACCTATATCTATCATACTTTTCAATAAAGATAGAAATCAAATTTgaataatataatattaatttttttgAAATCTAACAAATTTATTTCATTCCCCTATAAGATTACTAAAATACAATTTTAAATTAATTCCAAATACAATAATCATTCTATTAATTTTAAATCCATTGTCTTTCATTATATTATTTGTAGGTACGTTTCTCCGAGTGAAGCATCTTGGAGGATATTCTCCTTTCCAATCCATGGTAGAAAACCAGCTGTTGAGAGACTGTACTTTCATTGTGAAGGTCAAAATTCGGTATATTACACTGATTTTGATCGTATCAATACAGTTCTGGAAAAACCAAGTGTAACTGAATCGATGTTTACATCATGGTTCGAAGCAAATTGCAAGTATCCTGAAGCACAAAATTTAACTTACAGCAAATTTGTTTCAAAATTTGTTTATGTTAAGAAAAAAAGAGAATGGAAACCCCGTCAAAAAGGTTACACAATTGGTAGGCTTATATGGGTTCCTCCAACAACTGGCGAATTGTACTATCTTAGATTGATGCTCACACATGTCAAAGGCCCCCGCAGTTATAATGATATAAAAACAGTGAATAACGTAAAATATGATACTTTCCGGGATGCCTGGTTTGCTATGGGTTTTATCGGCGATGATAGAGAATTCATTGCAGCTATTAAAGAGGCAAATCATTGGGGTTCGGGTCAATATTTGAGATTACTATTTGTTCACATGTTATTATCAGGCAACATTAACAGGCCAAGACATGTATGGAGTAAAACATGTCATCTCTTAGCTGATGGAATACTATATGCTCAACAGCGAATTGCAAACAATAGAGGTATTATTTTTCCTATATTGtgaatttttattatatttatttgtTTGATTCTTAAAAGTAAATTTGTTTTATAGTTTACACTTATAATTACTATTGTATAAAGGTTTGAGGTTGTCGGATGAAGAGATAATGAATTTAACATTAATTGAGATTGAACGAAATCTTCAAAGGAAGAGCCGAAGTCTAAAGGAATTTGCTGGAATGCCTTATCCAAGTGGATATGTGGTTGAGCAGTTGGGAAATAAGCTCATATATGAAGAGCGGAGTTACAATCCAGCCGAATAATTGCAAGAATACAATAATTTGTTCTTAAATCTTACAGGTAAATATGTTAAATGTTTGTAAGTTTTGTCATAATTTTATAAAGTTAACTTTTAAAGTATGATTTTAtcttacaattttttttaatgtatAATTAATTTATTCACTGCATGTTTGctatgtattttttttaaattagatGAGCAAAGAGGTGTATTCAAGCGAATAATGGAAGCAGTAAACAATCAACAAGGAGACGTATTTTTTTTTGTATGGATACGGTGGCATAGGGAAAACCTACATGTGGAGAACTCTAGCTTCCTACATAAGATCAAAGAAACAAATTTGTTTAACTGTTGTTTCATCGGGCATAGCTTCACTACTACTTCCAGGAGGTCGAACGGCTCATTCAATGTTCAAGATTCCAGTACCTACAATGGAGTCTTCTACATGTAATATCGACAAAGGTAGTGATCGTGCAGAGCTACTAAAAATGACAAAGTTGATAATTTGGGATGAAGCTCCAATGGCACACAGATTTTGTTTTGAAGCGTttgataaaacccttaaagaCATAACGGGGCGTTCCAATTGTTCTGACAAATTATTCGGAGGGAAAGTAATTGTATTTGGTGGAGATTTTCAGCAAATATTACCAGTTGTACCAAGGGGCAGCCGTTCAGATATAATACATTCTACAATAAATTCATCATACATCTGGGATCATTGTGTTGTGCTGAAGCTTACAAAGAACATGCGACTCCAACAAGCCGACAATACTTCAAGTACATCTGAATTAGAATTGTTTTCTAATTGGATATTAAAAGTTGGCGATGGGAAATTGGAAGAACCTGACGATGGTTACACGGATATTCCTATTCCAAATGATTTCTTAATTTCTAACTATGATGATCCACTAGAAGCCATTGTTAGTGAAACATATCCGAATTTTCTTAACAATTACAAGAATCCAGAATTTTTGCAATCAAGAGCTATATTGGCAGGAACAATTGAAACGGTTGACATCATAAATCAATACGTTTTGGGATTCATACCAGATATGCGTTATCCATTGTAAACATATTTATAGATACATTCATATATTTATATGTACTAACATagatttataataataaaatttcaaaaaatttctcAAAGGTGAAGAAAAGGAATATTTAAGTTCAGATTCCGTAGACACTTTTGACGGTGAAGGAAATGAAGCTTTTGATGTTTTGACCCCGGAATTTTTGAATACACTTACAACTTCCGATCTACCTAACCACAAGATTAAATTGAAGATTGGGACCCCTATTATGTTGCTTCGAAACATTGATCAACCTGAAGGTCTCTGCAATGGAACAAGGCTTATAGTTACAAGATTGGCAAACCACGTTATCGAGGCAAAGATTATATCTGGAAAGAATATTGGAGGGGTTATCTATATTCCAAGAATGGATATGACTCCAACACAATCTCCGTGGCCATTCAAAATGACTAGAAGGCAATTTCCCATAACTATATGTTATGCTATGACAATTAACAAATCTCAAGGTCAGTCATTGGATTATGTTGGATTGTATTTGCCTAGAAGTGTATTTAGTCATGGTCAACTATATGTTGCAATATCAAGGGTCAAAAGCAAAAAAGGGCTTAAGATATTAATCCATGACAAGGATAACCATCCATTGAATTCTACAACAAACGTCGTGttcaaagaagtttttgaaaacttATAGAACGTAAGTTTTTCATTAGTTATATTATATCAACAAATGTCGTTGTTTATTATTAGAATTTTATTGAATGAGTTGTATAAAATAtacattatgttttaacatttgtttatatgaatgtaattgttttttacagggtaatgaatcatcacttcctaaaaggttgcggacaggttttgtataaacccagttttttaaggaccaaagaattgtacgaagttaaatcatttttgttgctggacttatttctcacaattttaacaaaattgtgaaccttttgtttcaatatcttttgttgcattaaaccttactgtatcaattgcaattaatttcaacatttggtagtattcattactatattttaaaataaatgaggtactggtatttcttttacatggtttatgtattttggttaaataatcatttattatgaaggttaatatttgcgcttttatacctcaaattagtaacagattggaaaattttatccattactaaataaatatatttttatttcttatgtccaaaatctcaatgataaattgaatgtttattcataacattaacaatggaatgtttattatatatcaatataccaataaattataaaaatatttttgtattatattttttgattatttccttaatatagtatacaaaaaaattaagcaaattatattactataaattaataatgttgtactttattatgtcccaaactggaaaaagttatttgtggaaattttttgaacccatttattgatcatttaacatccattacattaaaaaaaaactcttatgcaataaatttgtgtacgttgatccaactatatatatatatatatatatatatatatatatatatatatatatatatatatatatatatatatattttttacCTAATTAACCCACAttttcgaagaaattcccaaaataacccaattttcaaaaaaattcccaatataccccacttttagagggaggcgtcaattggattggcgccccctcttaaaaattgcaaggaggcgccaattggattggctagggcacctgccctagccaatccaattggcgcctgtgtgtaacttttaagagggggcgccaatccaattgacgcctcccttaaaaaagcctcaaatgaaaaaacttccaacatgaaagttgtagatcttttcaagacaatgaatttggatataaacTTTGCAACATTTGGAAtttttttgagaaagttatgggcagttgaagttggatTTCTGAGTTTGTCAACTGTTATCAGACcgataatgttttgtattattgcatgtgtttcttttaggaatatgaatttttgtccaacataacatttgaactagacatcttaaattttccaatgcacttggtcccacctcaaaataataaaaaatgagtgagttaggtccctgcgaacttgacccaaaattagggtttatgtcaaaatgacctataatgttttgaaattaatgatgagcttccaagtttcaaatggatttttgatgaacatgaaagttgttcatatggcgactgttgttaaaacttgaatggaggcgccaaaTGGATTGGCTtgggcaggtgccctagccaatccaattggcgcctatgtgtatgttttaaaaggaggcgccaactcaattgccgagtccctcataaaatgcttttttgtcttataaatagatgcgtagtgtgacctattgttccacaattcatataatcatttggctatcatgtttggtgttcgtcgccgatacggtaaggtgatttatgcgagagacaaacctcaattgctgatgctgttttggaacatcaccatgttagatcaactgaagagggagctggttcgatggttagacgggaaaataccagaaggggaaaaatcagaagtattgagagacttgacagtatctttggttgggtgcgaatgaagactgataaggatgttagggaaatgatgttcggtcgagacgatattaatttgattgttgtaatcagttagaattatttatgttttcagatgttttgtactgatgttggttatgaaactcattgtaacaagaacttaatgatatataatgattgattgttacagaaatacaatgttatAAAAAGCATAAGATCTAGATACAATGTTACAAatagcttaagatctagataTCATGTTACAAtaagcttaagatctagatgatgctccttgattgggacagttgtttttgttgtgtcctggttgacgatagatactacataatcttatcattttatctgtggaatccatctctgttcttatacgtgtgctgtttggccttcctttcttctttctacgcatctcttcattgtgccaaacaatatctccttcatatggaggccagtaatcctccattggtagtactgaaaagcttttactatatacattcatgatggtgttggccttgtacacatcagataaatgggtgtaagcgtcttgacgagtataagcgcatgctgcaatgacataggagcaaggtatgcggaaggcctgaaattttccacaatcgcaccaacttctgtgtagtttaaccgcgtaggctaaatttggtctcccctcgctgttgcccattgtttcctggacgctgaaattttgtctatgacggtcaaacactgttacagcgtgtgtcgtagctttgatgctctcctctttcatgaccttcatgcaacattcactgaatacttgtccggacattaacactgcactccatctttcacctctgcttgcgaacatagaagccaactgtcataccccaaaatttgcccattaatcttgcaaaacatttctcgaagcactccaacttattctgcaaggcactgaccttaaaggaacaaaagcccagctcacgagtggcccaatccagaaaatggcccaaactggcctgctcgctaggcgagcaaatccttcgcctagcgaacgttcgctgcacgctcgcctagcgaacattcgctacacgctcgcctagcgaagctggcagataatagaaaattctgggcttcattctgagcccattaggtcacaacaaaggcattataaataccacaactccagtcagaaaaagggagagGGAAAACAGAgggaagacggacggaaaccctggcacagaaaccctggaggctactttagagagttccgagtgaagaaaccctgaaggccgctcctccgctccgaagctaccgccgcccaactccatccgataccaaaagcgatcagtctcttcaacatagcagcttagttgcgagcaggtttgcgcatcactattgttttatgcttttaatcggtaatctctatatacataaagcatcatgattgaagtttcgaatatgtaatttgatttcacatgcgaatttaaata is a window of Lathyrus oleraceus cultivar Zhongwan6 chromosome 6, CAAS_Psat_ZW6_1.0, whole genome shotgun sequence DNA encoding:
- the LOC127094470 gene encoding uncharacterized protein LOC127094470, which translates into the protein MESSTCNIDKGSDRAELLKMTKLIIWDEAPMAHRFCFEAFDKTLKDITGRSNCSDKLFGGKVIVFGGDFQQILPVVPRGSRSDIIHSTINSSYIWDHCVVLKLTKNMRLQQADNTSSTSELELFSNWILKVGDGKLEEPDDGYTDIPIPNDFLISNYDDPLEAIVSETYPNFLNNYKNPEFLQSRAILAGTIETVDIINQYVLGFIPDMREEKEYLSSDSVDTFDGEGNEAFDVLTPEFLNTLTTSDLPNHKIKLKIGTPIMLLRNIDQPEGLCNGTRLIVTRLANHVIEAKIISGKNIGGVIYIPRMDMTPTQSPWPFKMTRRQFPITICYAMTINKSQGQSLDYVGLYLPRSVFSHGQLYVAISRVKSKKGLKILIHDKDNHPLNSTTNVVFKEVFENL